A genomic region of Trichothermofontia sichuanensis B231 contains the following coding sequences:
- a CDS encoding hybrid sensor histidine kinase/response regulator gives MSWNLPFIAAEILIVDDQPDNIRTLAAILHQHGYQVRKSLNGESALASARSFPPDLILLDIRMPVMDGYAVCAALKQDPTTAQIPVIFLSALSEVSDKAQGFAIGAVDYITKPFQAEEVLIRIQHQLLLRQQQAELARLNQQLQQCNWVLEEKVQARTQSLQELLTFEATLKHISDHVRDSLNSQEILQAALAELDQVLALKRCHTSLYANGQVIAHLYAQAKQHPEHTALASVLDVLPGVRAQLAAGEAFAFCLLPGRGRETGLAILAGPIFDDRREYKGIAGTLWLFREAGASFSDREVRLVQQVANQCAIALRQARLYEAAQQQVQELQRLNQLKDDFLSTVSHELRSPLATINLAAELIPTLLNQMIEPKTIPSDSKLCRYLTMLKEACHRELRLVDDLLTLQTLEAGNYTLQITPLKLSQWLPMILESAQALAASQQQTLTLCIPPDLPILDTDSSSLKRIMTELVHNACKYTPHGGTITVSASVQVSAGEAVKRCAWQKATQTGHLAVGQTLQIMVHNTGSHIPATEYDRVFEKFYRIPHRDPWRHGGTGLGLALVKKLVESLGAAIAVSSDEQGTCFRILFTLAAGNGANVEANTVRPVSS, from the coding sequence ATGTCTTGGAATTTACCGTTTATTGCTGCCGAGATTTTAATTGTAGATGATCAGCCGGATAATATTCGCACCTTAGCGGCCATTCTACATCAGCACGGCTATCAGGTCCGCAAAAGCCTAAATGGAGAGTCAGCCCTCGCATCAGCTCGCTCGTTTCCGCCGGATCTGATCCTGTTGGATATTCGTATGCCGGTTATGGATGGTTATGCCGTTTGTGCTGCTTTAAAGCAAGATCCGACTACGGCCCAAATCCCGGTTATTTTTTTGAGTGCTCTGAGTGAGGTTTCTGATAAGGCCCAGGGGTTCGCGATCGGTGCGGTTGACTACATTACCAAACCCTTCCAGGCGGAAGAAGTCCTGATTCGGATTCAGCATCAACTGCTGCTGCGCCAGCAGCAAGCCGAACTGGCGCGACTAAACCAACAATTGCAGCAATGTAACTGGGTCCTTGAAGAAAAAGTCCAGGCCCGCACCCAATCGCTCCAGGAGTTGCTGACCTTTGAAGCCACTCTTAAACACATTTCCGACCACGTCCGGGACTCCTTGAACTCTCAAGAAATTCTGCAAGCGGCTCTGGCTGAGTTAGATCAGGTCTTGGCCCTGAAGCGCTGTCATACCAGCCTTTATGCCAATGGTCAGGTCATCGCCCACCTCTATGCTCAGGCAAAGCAACATCCCGAGCATACGGCCTTGGCCTCTGTCTTGGACGTGCTACCGGGGGTGCGGGCACAACTTGCTGCTGGGGAGGCGTTTGCCTTCTGCCTCCTGCCGGGGAGGGGGAGGGAGACTGGCTTGGCGATCCTGGCTGGCCCGATCTTTGACGATCGCCGGGAGTACAAGGGGATTGCGGGGACTTTGTGGCTATTTCGTGAGGCTGGGGCCAGCTTTAGTGATAGGGAAGTGCGGTTAGTGCAACAGGTAGCCAATCAGTGCGCGATCGCCCTGCGCCAAGCCCGTCTGTATGAGGCGGCCCAACAGCAGGTACAGGAACTCCAGCGCCTCAACCAGCTCAAGGATGATTTCCTAAGTACGGTTTCCCATGAATTGCGCAGTCCCCTGGCGACGATTAACTTGGCAGCCGAGCTAATTCCCACCCTCCTCAACCAGATGATTGAGCCGAAAACGATTCCTAGTGATAGTAAACTGTGTCGCTATCTCACCATGCTCAAGGAAGCCTGCCATCGGGAGTTGCGCCTTGTCGATGACCTGCTCACTCTCCAAACGCTAGAGGCAGGCAACTACACCCTGCAAATCACCCCGCTCAAACTTTCCCAATGGCTGCCGATGATCCTTGAGTCTGCCCAGGCTCTGGCTGCCTCCCAGCAGCAAACCTTAACCCTGTGCATTCCGCCCGATTTACCTATCCTCGATACTGATTCCTCTAGCCTGAAGCGGATCATGACTGAATTGGTCCATAATGCTTGCAAATACACTCCCCACGGGGGCACAATCACGGTTTCAGCCTCGGTGCAGGTAAGCGCTGGTGAGGCAGTTAAGCGGTGCGCCTGGCAAAAGGCTACGCAAACGGGGCACCTTGCCGTTGGGCAAACCCTGCAAATTATGGTCCACAATACCGGCAGTCATATTCCTGCGACTGAGTACGATCGCGTTTTTGAGAAATTCTATCGGATTCCCCACCGCGATCCCTGGAGGCACGGCGGCACGGGGCTGGGGCTAGCCCTTGTCAAGAAGTTAGTTGAATCCCTGGGGGCCGCGATCGCGGTCAGTAGTGACGAGCAGGGTACCTGTTTCCGGATTCTGTTCACCCTGGCAGCCGGTAATGGTGCCAACGTTGAGGCAAATACCGTGCGTCCAGTGTCTTCGTAA
- the fbp gene encoding class 1 fructose-bisphosphatase, whose product MVAEAKPIVEEHTLDRDCTTLSRHVLQQMQSFSADAQDLSALMGRIGLAAKLIARRLSRAGLMENALGFTGDVNVQGESVKKMDVYANEVFIAVFKQSGLVCRLASEEMERPYYIPENCPIGRHTLVYDPLDGSSNVDIDLNVGSIFAIRQQEGMDEDGTAQDLLQPGRKQIAAGYVLYGPSTMLVYTIGKGVHAFTLDPSLGEFILSAENIRIPEHGPVYSANEGNFWQWEEPIRDYIRYVHRHEGYTARYSGALVGDIHRILMQGGVFLYPGTVKKPEGKLRLLYESAPLAFVIEQAGGRASTGTQEIMDVIPDRLHQRTPLIIGSPDNVALVESFIQERQREAADLAIKT is encoded by the coding sequence ATGGTTGCTGAGGCGAAACCCATTGTCGAAGAACATACCCTGGACCGGGACTGTACCACCCTGTCGCGCCACGTCCTCCAGCAAATGCAAAGTTTTTCCGCCGATGCCCAGGACCTCAGTGCCTTGATGGGGCGGATTGGGTTAGCGGCCAAATTGATTGCCCGTCGCCTCAGTCGCGCGGGGTTGATGGAGAATGCCTTGGGGTTTACCGGCGATGTCAACGTCCAGGGGGAATCGGTGAAAAAAATGGACGTGTACGCTAATGAAGTGTTTATCGCCGTTTTCAAGCAAAGCGGCCTCGTCTGTCGGCTGGCTTCCGAAGAAATGGAGCGGCCCTACTATATCCCTGAAAATTGTCCGATCGGTCGCCACACCCTTGTCTACGATCCGCTCGATGGTTCCTCCAACGTTGATATTGACCTGAATGTGGGATCCATCTTTGCGATCCGGCAACAGGAAGGCATGGATGAAGACGGCACCGCCCAGGATCTATTGCAACCGGGGCGCAAGCAAATTGCCGCGGGTTACGTCCTTTATGGCCCCAGTACGATGCTGGTCTACACGATCGGCAAGGGTGTTCATGCCTTTACCCTCGACCCTAGCCTAGGCGAATTCATCCTTTCTGCCGAAAACATTCGCATTCCTGAACACGGCCCTGTCTACAGTGCCAACGAAGGCAACTTCTGGCAATGGGAAGAACCGATTCGCGATTATATTCGCTACGTCCATCGCCACGAAGGGTATACCGCCCGTTACAGTGGTGCCCTGGTGGGCGATATCCATCGCATCTTGATGCAGGGCGGCGTCTTCCTCTACCCAGGCACGGTGAAAAAACCGGAAGGGAAATTGCGGTTATTGTACGAATCTGCCCCGCTGGCCTTTGTCATTGAGCAGGCGGGGGGACGGGCCAGCACCGGCACTCAGGAGATTATGGACGTGATCCCCGATCGCCTGCACCAACGCACCCCTCTGATCATCGGTAGTCCAGACAATGTTGCCCTGGTCGAATCCTTCATCCAGGAACGTCAACGGGAAGCCGCCGATCTGGCGATCAAAACCTAA